The genome window GATACtacataaaacaaaataatatagaatacattttaaaaataaaacccgtgcgggtgtgcatatgtttatataatatataaatatattgtgttacacatattttcatataaataatatcccaatgtaagttttgtatgataaatgttgaaaatacaaaatatatagcactatgtattttaaataatatagaaaaaattactttacgttatcataaattttaaaaatcaaatttagtaattaaacacattgcttatttaaacacattaatacacattgttatttatcaaaattttatattaatacacattgcgatcatgtataacatttaataaaaacaaagataaaaattgactcccgctcggtcgagcgggtcatgatctagttgaGTATGATGATAGTTGATAGGGTGGTCATCAGTGGTGAGACCACCTCCATCCCAGAGTTTCTAAAAAGTTAGGGTAATGtattagtataaaaaaaaaaggtgggTGAGAAGTTGAGATACATGTTCTTTTACCTTTCAAATATGCTTTACAAACTTTGGCtgaataaattttgtttggttttcaaTTCTAACATATGCTAATCATTAAATGAATGACGTTATCACAAGATTTTACTTTACCTTTGTCACAAGTGACAAGATTATGTAACTTGggaaagtaaaaaacaaaaggaaagtaGAGAACGTGGAAACAGAGGAAGGAAAGGAGAGAGACACATAAGTGAAAacccttcttcttttttcttgtgGCCAATCAAACTGAGAAACCCTTTCGAGAGCGGCACAGTGCAGGCCAAAGCTATGTTTTCGTCTTTGCTTCTCAACCTCTCTATCCGCAAACAGGCTCTGGTAGTTCTCTGTCTCTAGTTTTTCTATtatctctctgttttcttcttcttctgatgtCTACTTTGTACAAACTTCCACAGAGATACCAAACCTTTCGGATGTTCTCCTCCACCAACCCGTACTTAGTGTATGGTAAAACAATTTATGGAAATCTTGACGAGGATCTTCATTTAAGAAGCGACATCCACTATTTTGACCCGGTCAAGGAAGATGAAGTGATTGTACGAGACAAGGCACTTCCCTTGGAGTTTCGTGGAGAGTGTTTTGTGGTCGGAATGTCCCATGGTTGGGTCGTTTTCAAGGCCCGGTCTGATGGTAAGAAAGATAAAGTCTTGTATATTAGCGACTACTACAGTCCTTGTGGCtccaaatcaaaccctaaaaccaTTCCTTTACATCCCACGGGTCAGCCTAATATTCCTGCCCAACAGCTTGCCATCACTAACGCTGCCATGACTTGTTCACCTGACCAGAGCCATGATTTTGCAGTGGCCATCAACTGCTTAGGACCTGTGATCAACTTCTTTAGGCCTGGTGGCAAACACAAGGACTCTGGTTCGGTCCACTTCAAGACCTTTCTCCAACATTTTAATCAGTCAAAGGTTATGTATTCAAAGAGGGATGAAAAGTTCTACACCACTAGTGTTGGCGGCCAATTCT of Raphanus sativus cultivar WK10039 unplaced genomic scaffold, ASM80110v3 Scaffold1589, whole genome shotgun sequence contains these proteins:
- the LOC130504450 gene encoding uncharacterized protein LOC130504450 isoform X2, whose amino-acid sequence is MFSSLLLNLSIRKQALRYQTFRMFSSTNPYLVYGKTIYGNLDEDLHLRSDIHYFDPVKEDEVIVRDKALPLEFRGECFVVGMSHGWVVFKARSDGKKDKVLYISDYYSPCGSKSNPKTIPLHPTGQPNIPAQQLAITNAAMTCSPDQSHDFAVAINCLGPVINFFRPGGKHKDSGSVHFKTFLQHFNQSKVMYSKRDEKFYTTSVGGQFLVSYDAFFEEDMTGSEVQELRFINQPELTQSEWELLDSCSKTVHLVESPSGQRFLIKWYAQNHQPGKKMTFLCRGTKRFMVFREEEETRVMSYTEDIGDLCIFLGNNEPFCVKASSFPGLNPNSIYFAGDGFGVYDISTRKPRSFRPKFPASFSTASLAFHWIPPMSL
- the LOC130504450 gene encoding uncharacterized protein LOC130504450 isoform X1; translation: MFSSLLLNLSIRKQALRYQTFRMFSSTNPYLVYGKTIYGNLDEDLHLRSDIHYFDPVKEDEVIVRDKALPLEFRGECFVVGMSHGWVVFKARSDGKKDKVLYISDYYSPCGSKSNPKTIPLHPTGQPNIPAQQLAITNAAMTCSPDQSHDFAVAINCLGPVINFFRPGGKHKDSGSVHFKTFLQHFNQSKVMYSKRDEKFYTTSVGGQFLVSYDAFFEEDMTGSEVQELRFINQPELTQSEWELLDSCSKTVHLVESPSGQRFLIKWYAQNHQPGKKMTFLCRGTKRFMVFREEEETRVMSYTEDIGDLCIFLGNNEPFCVKII